The proteins below are encoded in one region of Ostrea edulis chromosome 3, xbOstEdul1.1, whole genome shotgun sequence:
- the LOC130052810 gene encoding uncharacterized protein LOC130052810, which translates to MTEATAQMRTIIDDLGVGLMPDASPTLRSKTATFPHEPDSSNTDIQDQIADSELNRERERESTSLFQFQSAATSSAWTVKKVMRVARTCSSPRSLHAQLPPVNDGSGSIATCRGCAENTKLLHTICSPAGILEDCISCQSFLKHRRLRIES; encoded by the exons ATGACAGAAGCCACTGCACAAATGCGAACCATTATTGATGACTTGGGTGTTGGACTCATGCCTGATGCTTCTCCAACCTTACG ttCAAAAACTGCTACATTTCCCCATGAGCCTGATTCATCCAACACAGACATCCAGGACCAAATTGCAGATAGTGAACtgaacagagagagagagagagagagcacttCCTTATTCCAATTTCAGTCTGCTGCCACATCTTCTGCTTG GACAGTCAAAAAAGTGATGAGGGTAGCCAGGACATGTTCGAGTCCCAGGAGTCTGCATGCACAGCTGCCTCCAGTCAATGATGGATCGGGCTCTATTGCAACATGCAGGGGCTGTGCAGAAAACACAAAGCTGCTACACACAATTT GCTCCCCTGCTGGAATTCTTGAAGACTGCATTTCCTGTCAAAGTTTTTTGAAGCATCGCAGACTTAGAATTGAAA GCTAA